One Mya arenaria isolate MELC-2E11 chromosome 5, ASM2691426v1 genomic window carries:
- the LOC128235568 gene encoding neuronal acetylcholine receptor subunit beta-4-like: MVPISEVWYPPLFIGNPDTTATAFKVEDRSYVRLSSDGTISFYPSGVYSVNSPLDSKYYPYDKQTFGIQFLVPGFINTEVNLIEGTVTYIASSFEGDGGWSLLNLTRAVTLVSQYTSAATFTVSLERKSTFMVVNIILPILFLAVINLLVFVLPPDAGERVSYSVTLLLSLAVFVTLLGDNLPKTSDPLPVLSYYLLATLTLSTLMCVMAILNLSIYHKNEQSRPPKCISVVAGAVLCRNTFLKSQKVEDIAETDIKPTMEKQGAEMKVAIEDNKEVTLSWKDVSYAVDIMCLVAFIIVMFVINIYYLVQLTSQ; encoded by the exons atgGTTCCCATCTCCGAGGTTTGGTACCCGCCCCTGTTCATTGGCAACCCGGATACCACCGCAACAGCTTTTAAAGTTGAGGACAGGAGCTATGTTCGGCTTTCGTCAGACGGCACAATCTCGTTCTATCCTTCCGGTGTATATTCAGTCAATAGTCCGCTGGATTCGAAATATTACCCCTATGATAAGCAG ACGTTCGGCATTCAATTTCTTGTCCCAGGTTTCATAAACACAGAAGTAAACCTCATTGAAGGAACTGTAACGTATATCGCATCGTCGTTCGAAGGAGACGGCGGATGGTCCCTGTTAAATCTGACAAGAGCGGTGACACTAGTCAGCCAATATACATCAGCAGCTACATTCACTGTCAGCTTAGAGAGAAAGTCGACGTTTATGGTTGTAAACATCATTCTGCCAATATTGTTTCTGGCTGTAATCAACCTGCTAGTGTTTGTACTGCCGCCCGATGCCGGGGAACGGGTATCATACTCCGTGACTCTACTCCTGTCGTTAGCAGTGTTTGTGACATTGCTTGGAGATAACCTGCCGAAAACGTCAGACCCGCTCCCCGTGCTTAGCTATTATCTGTTAGCAACCCTGACCCTCAGCACGCTCATGTGTGTTATGGCCATCCTGAATCTTTCAATATACCATAAAAATGAGCAATCTCGACCACCAAAGTGCATTTCAGTCGTAGCTGGTGCAGTACTTTGCCGAAATACATTTCTCAAGTCTCAGAAAGTTGAAGACATTGCCGAAACCGACATTAAACCGACAATGGAGAAACAAGGTGCAGAAATGAAGGTAGCAATCGAAGACAACAAGGAAGTAACGCTCAGCTGGAAGGATGTTAGTTACGCTGTTGATATTATGTGCTTAGTGgcatttataattgttatgtttgttatcaATATCTACTACCTTGTACAGTTAACATCACAATAG